One Candidatus Dependentiae bacterium genomic region harbors:
- a CDS encoding 4a-hydroxytetrahydrobiopterin dehydratase — MNILSLCIIISLLLSSEKTVLGNQQSSNKKHDKIDLTTIRLGELEDGFCIPCHGGIKPLSPDEENDLLKQIKGWNIHRNDSKPHSIVREYNFASFSETIKFLNQVAVVSEREKHHPDIYLSYTRLRLELHTHAIKGLSLNDYVLAAKINKLKPVLGQQRVERPSTNIRSHRIKQSQIQENLAQLMKWKVKKTTHPQLTRETSWKNFAQAMEFANLLAHYIDEVKYYPEIYIFYNKVNLELYEHPKSSSLEGPDFIVARSINLIIDRVWQKFHTRASEPQYKGLLSQ; from the coding sequence ATGAACATACTTTCTTTATGCATAATAATAAGCCTATTGCTGAGCTCTGAAAAAACAGTTCTTGGCAACCAACAAAGCTCAAATAAAAAACATGATAAAATTGATCTTACCACCATTCGGTTGGGAGAACTTGAAGATGGATTCTGCATTCCTTGTCATGGTGGCATTAAACCACTTTCTCCTGATGAAGAAAATGATCTTTTAAAACAAATTAAAGGATGGAATATTCATCGTAACGATTCAAAACCACACAGCATTGTTCGCGAATACAACTTTGCCAGTTTTTCTGAAACAATTAAATTTCTGAACCAAGTAGCAGTGGTTTCTGAACGCGAAAAGCACCACCCCGATATCTATCTGTCCTACACACGCTTGCGCCTAGAGCTGCATACTCATGCAATTAAAGGGCTTTCACTCAATGACTACGTCTTAGCTGCAAAAATCAATAAACTTAAGCCTGTGCTCGGACAGCAACGGGTTGAACGCCCTTCAACAAATATAAGGTCTCACCGGATTAAGCAAAGCCAAATTCAAGAAAACCTTGCCCAATTGATGAAATGGAAAGTCAAAAAGACAACGCACCCTCAACTTACGCGAGAAACATCATGGAAAAATTTTGCTCAGGCTATGGAGTTTGCAAATCTCTTGGCTCATTACATAGATGAAGTGAAGTACTACCCAGAGATCTATATTTTTTACAATAAAGTAAATCTTGAACTCTATGAACACCCAAAGTCGAGCAGCCTTGAAGGACCAGATTTTATTGTTGCTCGATCAATAAATCTGATTATTGATCGAGTTTGGCAAAAGTTTCATACACGTGCATCAGAGCCACAGTACAAAGGGCTCCTCTCTCAATAA